The following DNA comes from SAR324 cluster bacterium.
CATCCTGAAACACCTTGTTCAGCAGTGATCGATCCCGAACCAGAGAGTCAATGATCATGGCTTTGAGATCAAAGAGATCGCCGATATGTTCCTTGATTTCGGTCATGGTTCGCGCGATGACATTCGGTGCGTCATTCCGGACACGTCTGAAAATTTCATCCTTCACCATCAAGGGCAACATTTCCCATAATGCGGGAGCCTGTTCAATCATGATATCAGTGGTCAACGTTTCAATCAGAACCTCCATGGTCGGTTCCATTTCTTTGGCGACACGTTCAGGGTCCAGGCGGTCGAACAGTTCTTCAACACTGATCAGTTTGGTGGTCATCAAATCCACAGCGATGGATGCCATTTTTTCCGCTTTCCGGGGGATGATGCCCTGCCAGCCAAGAAAGGGTGGAATTCCCCAGAACGTGAGCGGATAAAAGGTCATCTTGATGGCAACAAGATTGGTGCCCCAGCCCACAATGGCACTTACAAAAGGCATACTGACATAAAGCCAGAAGTCTTCGTTATTAAAGGCATCCATCAGCAGTGTATTCATGATAAGAACTCTCCGTATTCAGGCTTTATGAAAACATGACAAACAGTTGGAAGAATCCAACGAACATTCCAAGGATGGCTCCAACCAGAATCAGAATCCATTCATCTTCCTGAAAGGCGGGACGCAACAGATTGACAAATTCTTCCGGAGTAAGAGCCTGCATTTTTACGCGCAAGGTATTTTCAATATCCCAGGCTTCTTCCGCATAGACATGCACATGCTTCAGACTTTCGGGTGTGTGTTCCATGATATGATTCACCGCGGAATCTTTCATGTTGATGTAATTTTTGGTGCCAATGGTCAGGGCGATGAAGGGTTTGGTGATGCCTGCGTATTGATCAATACTCCGTTTCACATGGCGTTGAATCAAATGGAACAGTTTGTCGGAGCTTGGACCTTTCAGAATTCCCATAAAGATATTTTCCGCATGCAGGATTTCCTTGGAAATCAAGGCACCATAATCCCCCGCGACTTCCTGTTGTCGTTTGAGAAACAATCCCTGAATAATCCATGGTCCGAATTCCCTGCCTAAAATTTTATAGGGGCCAAAGGTTGTGGGTTTGGCGGGTTCAAAGATCATTTTGAGAGCCAGCCAGTTGGTCGCGTAGCCCACGATCAGTCCGCACACAGGCAACTGCCAGGAACCTTTATAAAAAATCCAGAGAATCATCTGAATCACTCCAAACGCGAAGCCAAAATAAAAACCGGAAATTTCAATGAATTTGAATTCCTTGTTGCCGACTCTGAGGAAAATTTCATTCAGCAGTTGTTTGTCTCGCACCAGAGAATCTGTCACCATGGCTTTCAAATCAAACAATTCATTAATGTTGTCCTTGATTTCCTGCATCATGGTGGCAATCACCGTGGGTGCTTCATCTTTGGCTCTATGATAAATTTCATCCTTGACTCGCTGGGGAATCATTTCCCACATGGAAGCGGCCTGTTCCATCATGATCTGGTTGGTGATGGTTTCAATCAGGTTGAGCAGAGCAGGTTCCATTTCGGCGGCTACCCTTTTGGGATCAAGCCTTGTAAAAATCTCCTCAATACTGATCAATTTGGAGGTCATCAGATCACAGGCCAGTGACGCCATTTTTTCAGCTTTTCGGGGAATGATTCCCTGCCACCCCAAAAACGGAGGTTTGCCGATAAACTCCAGAGGATAAAATGTCATTTTCAACGCAACCACATTCGTGCCCCAGCCAACAATTCCACTAATAAACGGCATGGATACGTACAACCAGAAATTTGTCCAAAATTCACTCATAATCAACCTCCGGGAATCAGCAGGTTCAGAAATATAAAGGTACAGGAAAACAAACATCGAACCGGAATCAGAGGTTCCCGGCTTCCTGTTGTTCCTGATGGGAAAAACATTCTTTCCACAGCCTTCGTAAAGACAAAAAAATCAGGTTTTTTTCAGGTGACGAAGGGTGGTGTTTGTTTCCTGTATAATTTTTATGGAATTGTCAACAGTCACAGTGAAAATAATCAATAAGATCTACAGAATCGCCATTTTTTCAGGTTTGACAGAAGAAGTCTCATAAATATGCATAAATGAGGTTGATGTTCTGAATTTAAAATGCAAGAAGGTATGAAAGAGATGAAAAAATATTCTTTTTTCATTTCGTCTGGAAGTTTACGAAGCAGTAAATGCTACGTTTTATATCCGGTGTTGCCTCAATTAAAGAAGGTTTTAAATAACTTAAATCAATACGGAGTCCTTATGTTAGAAACAATTCTATCAATAGTTAACCATCCTGAATTCTGGTTATATGTTTCGATGCCGTTTACCAGTGCCATCGTGGGATGGGGAACCAATGTACTTGCTATCAAAATGATGTTTTATCCTATCGAATTTTTGGGAATTCCGCCCTTTTTGGGATGGCAGGGAATTGTTCCGGCAAAAGCCATTAAAATGGCTAAAATCAATGTAAAAATGATGACTGAGAATTTGATCAGTGTGCAGGAAATGTTCAGAAATCTGGATCCCGCCGGAATGGCGAAGGAATTGGAGCCACTGATGGCCACCATGACTGAAAAAATCCTCACAGAGATTATGGAAGAACAGTCTAATACCTTATGGGAAGCGTTACCTCAAAGGGCAAAAGATGAAATATATAAACGCGTCAGCAAAGATTCACCGGAAGTGATTGCACAGGTGCTCACTGAATTTACCGATAATATCGATGAACTGTTCGACCTTGAAAAAATGGTATTGGACACTCTGGTTCGAGACAAACGACTGATGGTTGAAATGTTTTTAAAGGTTGGTGAAGCGGAATTTAAATTCATTGGAAATTCCGGTTTTTATTTCGGATTTCTCTTTGGCCTGATTCAGACTGGAGTCTGGTTTGTCTATCAGGCCTGGTGGGAGCTTCCACTCGGTGGTCTGCTGGTGGGATATCTCACCAACTGGTTGGCTCTGAAAATGATTTTTGAACCCCTTGAACCCAAGAAAATCGGGCCATGGACCTGGCAGGGTTTGTTTTTAAAAAGGCAGGATGCCGTGGCAATTGAATATTCCAAGCTGGTTACCAAGGAAATTCTTAATGCCGACAATATTATTGAAGCTGTTGTTCGAGGACCAGCGTCTGACCAATTGTTTGAGATTATCAGTCGCAATGTTAAAAAAGCCATTGACAGTTATGCGGGTATGGCAAAACCCTTTGTACAGATGGCCGTGGGAACAAAAGGATATATCACCATGAAGTCACGTGCCTGTGATTTGATTATCGCAGAAGTTCCCAGGTCCTTGAGTCTGGTTACAGACTATGCCACCGAATCACTCGCCATTGAAAAAACTCTGGTTGAAAAAATGAGAGAGCTGACACCCACACAATTTGAAGGACTCTTGAGACCGGCTTTTCAGGAAGATGAATGGATTCTGATTTTAGTAGGCGCTGTTTTAGGTTTGCTTGTCGGCCTGGGACAACTCTTTTTTATGTTTGGTGGCGTTCAATAGAAGGCTATGGTCATCGTTTCGCCATTGAGTGGCGCAAGCTGGGCAGGACAATACCGGGAAGGTGGGATGGGCAGTGGTTCCGTTTGATGATGTAAAGTCATATAAATCATTGAATTAGGCATAAGGGACATTGCTGCTCAGTAAGTTGCATAAACTTCCTCTGAAAAAAATGCGAGCTGTGCAGGTACTTTTTTTTTGCCACAAAGTACACAAAGAACACAAAGTAAAAAAGGGAATATGCACCAGAAAACTTGAAAATCAGGGTTTTACTGAGGACTTCATTTATATAAAAACCTTTTTATTCGTGTTCTTAGCGTTCTTAGCGGCTCATTTTCAAACCACCTGCACAGGTGGAAACTTTTTGGCTTATATAAAAAATCATAATAATTTCAATAAATTCAAAAAACTGAGAACTGAAAGCTGAGAACTTACCACTGTCGAGTGATTTATTACTTGGAAAAAGACCATACAAAAATACTTTACATCAAACGGAACCACTGCCCTCATGTTGAATCAATTCTTTAACAGGTGGATGACTTACGGGAAAACCCATTACTGGCTGGGCAGTGTGCTCATGTCCGTGGGCATTTTCCTGCTTTCTTCATGGTCCCAACCACCCACACCGCCCATAGATATTCCCTTTTATGACAAATGGGCACACATGATCCTGTATGGTGCTCTCAGTGTCATGTACCTCAACACCGCGACAAACGGATTCACTCGCCTGTCGTTTCAGCGAATTTTCGTGGCATGGATGGGATGTGTCCTGTTCGGACTTTCCGATGAATGGCATCAGTCTTTCGTGCCGGGACGTTACAGCGATGTGCAGGACTGGTTAGCTGATGTTGCCGGAGCCTCATTGATTATTGGCATATGGTTTGTGAGAAACCGGCGTAATTTTTCGAGCTGTGCAGGTACTTTTTTAGCAACAAAGTACACGAAGAACACAAAGTAAAAAAGGGAATATGCACCAGTAAACTTGAAAATCAGGGTTTTACTGAGGACTTCATTTATATAAAAACCTTTTTATTCGTGTTCTTAGCGTTCTTAGCGGCTCATTTTCAAACCACCTGCACAGGTGTAATTTTTCACAAACAGGAATGACAAAGGGATAGTTTTCTTTTTTTGAAGGTTTAATAGCCTCCTCGCCACCAGAACTGCCTCAACACAAAAATGACAACAACCCCCAATCCCAGCAAATATAAAAACCAGTTTCCACAGCGCGCATACAACGAGGCGATTTGCGGAACAGGCACAAGCACGTTGCGGGCGGCCTGAGTCATCAATTCCGTTTGCGCTTTAGGGTCAGTCTCTCCGGTGGGGCTCACATAGCCGCTGATTCCTGAATTACTCACCCGGATCAGCGGCATACGAAATTCCACGGCCCGAAATTGTGCCAGTGCCCAATGGAGCCAGGGTGCTCTTGTCAGACCAAACCAGCGGTCATTGGTCATGTTGATCATGAGGGTTGGCTGACCTCGTTCAAAATCACGTATCATGTCCGCGAAAATGGCTTCATAGCAAATCAATGGAATGGCGTTTACCTGTGAATTGATGCGAAATGTTTGAGGGGTATCTCCCGGAATATAGCGTAATACACCGGGAAACCATTGCCGCAATTCCGACCATTGGTTTTCGAACGGCAGATATTCCGTAAAGGGCACAAGGCGGCGTTTGGCATAATGCTGTGCCACAACCTGGCCCGGAGCAATGAGATGTGCCATATTGTAATAGGGCTGTCGACCATCAGGCATGGTTTGCGTCCGTTCATAGACATAGCTTGAAACCATTGCCAGTGGTGTCTGCAATTCCTCAACAAGCTGGTTGATCTGCTGTTGCTGGCTGGTTTTCTCAACCCATGAAAAAGGCACAGGAATTTCAGGCCACAGGATCAGATCCATTTTTTTCTGAGAGTGAGCCAATTCTCTGGTCAGTTCCAGAGCCTCCCTGACATTTCCTGAACGTTCGAGATTGGGTTGGATCAATCCCACCTGAAGGACGGGTGTTTCGGGATGATTCATCGCCTCATGAATCTGGTCGATCCTGAAAGTTCCCCAGGTCCACAGGCTCAGCATCAACATTCCACACAGGATCACGGGAGTTACACAGAATTGACGCTGATGTACCCAATGCCATACAAATCGTGAGAGCCACACGTTGATCAACACCATCAAAAACAGTAGCATTGGAGTTCCACCCCATTCCAGCGTCTGTAACAATACAGGAACACGAAACTGGGAATGTGCCAGATTTCCGGGGAACAAGGAGGGAAAACAGGAAACAGGCAGAACATACAACGCGGTCAACAGAATACAATTCAGTGTGCTTCGCAGGCCACCGGACAGATGAAATAATAAGCCATACAAGGCATAGGGCAGGGACATCCATAAACAATAGAGGCACACACCAGCCCAGGCAATCCAGGGAGGTATTTTCAGAAAATGATGCAAGGCAGGAGCGGCCCACCAGAGATTAGTCAGCCAGATCAGCCAACCCCAGAGTCCGCTATACAACCAGATGGTGCGACGTGGAATTTCAGCCATTCCATAATGCAAGGGCACCAGTGCCACCCATGCCAGCCATGACACATCGCCACCCGGCATAGAGATCGTGTAGCCCCAAACGGAGAGAACCAGACATAAAAGTCTGGTCAGTTGAGAAGGAATAAAAGACATGACGGCAGTGCCGGGATGGTTTAAAACAGCCAACCCGTTGTGATCAGAAAGTGTATCCCGCCCACGGCTGTTTCCGCATCACTGCCTATCGCGGCCGTTGCTGAGGACAGTTTGAACTGGAGTCCCAGATTGAAGGCCCGGTCTGATCCAATAATCCAGTAGGCTCCACCATCGAGCCAGTATCCTGTGCCGGTACCTGAGGCGTTGCTCATATCAATCACCTGATCACCGCTCACTTCCAGTTTGCCTTCGGCCATGGAGGCGCCTCCGCCAACATACATATGCATGTTGGTAAAAGTATCAAACACCTTATGCACGCCAAGATTGATTTCATTGGTGGTCAGAAAAATACGTTGTTCCATCGTCAAAAAAGTCGCACTGACACCGGCGCTGGCCGTCAGATATTCGAGGGCAACACGCACCGGCCAGGTTTTTTGTCCAAAATCCAGTTGGAATCCCAATTCCTGTTGCGAGTCCAGCGCTTTCAGGCCTGAGATGGCATATTCATTATTCAGGGTTTTTGTTCCAAACACGACACGGACATTCCCAACCCAACTGCTTTCCTCCTCTTCGGGATAGGCAGAAGGGGACGATGCCGCGGCTTCGGGTTCTGGTTGTTCAGCTTCGGGTACAGAACTCAATATTTCAATAATTTTATCATTTCCGATGCTTTTGGCGATCGCCATCGCGGTGTAGCCATCTTTGGTTTTTATCTCTCGATCGGCTTTGGCATCCACGAGAATTTTGACCGCCTCTTCGTGTTTTTCCTGTGTCGCGAACATCAGAGCGGTCCAGCCATCCTTGTCCAGAGCATTGATATTTGCACCTTGCTCAATCAGACTTTTCAGTTCCTGAAGATCATTTTTATAAGCGGCAAGCATCAGTTTAGTGGTTCCCTGTGGGTTGACAGGATCATCAATCCTGCTCACGATTGCCGTGGAGGGAACATCCTTAGGCGTGAGCAGATCCACCACGGCCTGGTGTTTCTGGCTTTTGGCAATCATCAAGGCGTTGACACCATTTTGGGTTTTAATTTCTGTATTAGCCCTGGCCTTGATCAGCAAGGAGGCGGACTCAACGTGTCCTTCCTGAGCGGCATACATCAGAGCCGTCCAACCATCCTTGTCCTGCAAATTAAGATCAGCGCCCTGACGGATAAATTTTTTGATGGAAGCCTGATCATTGCTGTAAGCCGCGGCCATCAATCGGGTGGTTTTATTGGCCTTGTCAATCAATTCGTCGCCAGAGCCTCTGGCCTGAATTGCTTGAGGCAAAAGAAGCATCAACGCAAATAATCCCGGAATTATTTTCCGAAACGAACACAACTGCATGATTTTTAATAACATAGACTATCCCTATCCAAATGTTTCATCGAAAGTATTTACGTGTTCTGTAACGAAACTAAGGCCTTAGCACAAGACTCTTTTGCTACGCATTTAAAAACACAGAGGCCGGACACAACCCGCCAGACAGAAGTTTACACACCTCAGGAATGGATACCATTTGCATATTTTGAAGGTTCAGGCCAGAAATATCACCTTTCAGCCACCGCTGACCGGAGGAATCAGACAATATTCCTGATCTGGTTGAAGAATAGAATCCTTGTGGACATAGTCTTCATGGTGCGCCAACCTGGTATAGGGAAGAAGTCCTGAGGCCTCCGGAAAATCATGGGCGAGTTTCCGCATCAACCCCTTGGCGGTGAGTCCCTCTTCCACAGTGTAAATGAACGGGTTTTCAGGAAAAATTTCTCTGAACATCGCAAAACCAACCAGTGTAATTTTCATAAAGTTCTCTTTGAGGAGTATGGCATGATTCAAGACTTGACAGATCCTGTGATGAACATTGTCGGATTTTCAGGTTCCGGCAAAACTGTTTTTATTGAAAAACTGATCCCATGGTTCAAAGCTCAGGGATATGCACCCGCCTATCTCAAACATTCGGGACACATCCACAACTTTGACACACAGGGCAAAGACACGGCACGACAATTTGAGGCTGGAGCGGTTTTTTCCAGTATTTTTTCAGACAGCCAATGGAGTTTTCATGGCCGGGGGACTATAGATGAAATTTGGCTTCAAAGCAATGCCGGAACAGATCTGATTCTGCTGGAAGGATACTCAAAAAGCAACTTTCCAAAAATTGTAATGGTTCATGCTACGTCCGGTGTGCCGGATGAACTCCACTGGCGGTTGATTCCTGAAGACCCGGCGTTGGTTTGGGCATATCTGACAGACACACAACAGACTGCGGATGTCATCAATGAAACCACCGAAATCCAGATAGCGTTCTGTCGGGATGATATTGAGCAGATAGGCGAATATCTTTTGAGACGTTGGCATTGGTATTGTCTCCATAAAACCAATCTCAACGGAGCGGTATTTGTAGGTGGGAAATCGAGCAGGATGGGTGAAAATAAAGCCTTGATGGATCACGGCAAAGGCCCCCATGCCCAATTTTTGTTTCATCTGTTGTCAGAAACACCCGGCCTCGAACTGGTTGTGTATTCTAACGCACAGCCCCTGTTTGAACTGACGGGGACCTGTGTGGCGGATCAGTTTGTTGAAAAAGGGCCGATGGGTGGATTAGTGAGTTTGTTTTCGTATGCCCCGAATTCCGCTTGGCTAGTGCTGGCCTGTGATCTGGCAAAACTGGATATGGAACTGGTGGAGTTTCTCATTCTGAATCGCAATCCCTTGAAACTGGCAACGGTTCTGGTCAATCCCTCTCAACAAATGGAACCATTGATGGCCATTTATGAACCCCGTATTCGTTTTGCCATGGAACAACACTTGTTAAGGAACCGGCTGTCTCTCAGTCAATGCCTGAATGGCGCGGCGGTACAGCGAGTGGATGTTCCAGAGTCCATGCTGGATCAGTTGACCAACATCAATACTCAGCAGGAACGCCAACAGGTTCTGCCGAGATAAGTGTTGTGCGGATTTTGTGGCGATGGGAAAATCCGCTCAGTCATTCTGGAGTTGAAGCTCGCGGCGGTAATGATTGAACAGGGTGGATTTGGAGAGCATCCCCAGAAATACGCCATCCCGGTCAACGACAGGCAGAGACCACGAATGGGATTCCTCAAATTTTTCCAGGGCCTCATTGATGGATAAATCCGCTTCAATTTGAGGGAGTTTACGCATGACACTGCCCATTGTCACCAGATCATACAGATTCTGATTGAACAGGTAGGACCGAATATCATCCAGAAACACAACGCCGATACAGGCCGTTGAGTTGGTCTGCATGACAGGAAAATAGTTCCGGTGTGCTTTTTTGAAAATTTCAATAAATTCGCCTAACAGAAGTCCTTCATCAATCGAGATACAGTCCTTGTCCAGAATTTCATGCATATTCATGGAATGGAGCAGATACGCGTCAGAACCTTTACGGACCAGATCCCCCCGCGCAATCAACTCCCTGGTGTAAATCGAGCCAATACCCAGGGCATAACTCACCAGCATGGAACTGCTGGCAGTGAGCATCAGCGGAAGCACCAGCGAATAGCCACGAGTTGATTCCATGACCAGAAAAATTCCTGTAAGAGGACTGTGCATCACACCACTGACCATGCCGGCCATTCCCACCAGAGAAAACGCTTCGACCCCGGCCTGATCGGTGATGGGCAGATAATACATAGCGATCCCGAACGCATAGCCGATTCCACTGCCCAAAACAAGGCTGGGAGCAAAAGTGCCACCAACGCCACCACTGCTCAGGGTGAAACAGCAGGCTAACATCTTCATGACCAGAAATAACAGGATCACACTCAATTCAGGAGACACGGACATCACCAGAAATTGCTGAATCATGGGATACCCCTCTGCGAGCACCTCAGGCATGAAAAAGCCCAGGCCTCCAACCATGAGTCCGCCAACGATGGCCTGGATCCAGGAATGACGGGAAATTTTCTGAAAGATTTCATGCCAGAAGGACAGCATGCGCATAAAGATCGCTGACATGACTCCAGTGACAACCCCCAGTACCACACAGGCAATCAGTGAGTTGATCGAAAATGTGGAAATCTCATGGTAAAACGGGATTTTGTTTCCCATGATCACGCGGCTCAATTCTGTGGCTGATACCGCGGCAATGATGGTTGGAAGAATGGTGAGATACGACCATTCCCTCAGGATGACTTCCAGGGTGAAGATCATTCCGGTCAAGGGAGCATTGAACACTCCGGCAATCGCACCGGCAACCCCGTAACTGATCAGCAGTTTTTTATGGCGTTCGTTCATTTTGAGGAGTTGACCCAGCACCACTCCGGCTGAACCACCCACACACACAATCGGACCTTCCAATCCGGCGGACCCACCAGTTCCAACAGTCAACAGGCTTCCCAGAAAACGTGAAGCCAACATTCTTCGTGGTAAAAATTTTGAACCAAGCGTGACGCTCTTGATCACATCAGGCACACCATGTCCAGATTGATCCCGAAGAACATGGCGGATCAGGAACACGGCGACTCCGGCACCCACTGCCGGTAATAAAACCCCCCAGGAAGTCTGGGATACGGATTCAGACCAGGAACTGACCAGATGGACACTGTAGTTGAGCGCGACAGACAGTGCTCCTGAGACCAGTCCGAGCACCAGCGCAAAAACCATCATCAGGCCGGCCTCCAGCGCTGAAACCTGGGTAAAACGAGACAGGGAACGGGCATGTTTGTCCGTTTCACTATTGAGAAAATGCTCAATGAATATTTTTTTCGAATTCCGTAATAAGTTTTTCATGTTCCGGATGTTTCTCTAATAGATCTGTCATTTGATTATTTCTGAGAATTTGCGCCAATTGTGCCAACAGTATCAAATGCGCTTCAATGGAGGAACTTAACACCACAAACAAAACAAACACAGGAAGACCGTCA
Coding sequences within:
- the lnt gene encoding apolipoprotein N-acyltransferase encodes the protein MSFIPSQLTRLLCLVLSVWGYTISMPGGDVSWLAWVALVPLHYGMAEIPRRTIWLYSGLWGWLIWLTNLWWAAPALHHFLKIPPWIAWAGVCLYCLWMSLPYALYGLLFHLSGGLRSTLNCILLTALYVLPVSCFPSLFPGNLAHSQFRVPVLLQTLEWGGTPMLLFLMVLINVWLSRFVWHWVHQRQFCVTPVILCGMLMLSLWTWGTFRIDQIHEAMNHPETPVLQVGLIQPNLERSGNVREALELTRELAHSQKKMDLILWPEIPVPFSWVEKTSQQQQINQLVEELQTPLAMVSSYVYERTQTMPDGRQPYYNMAHLIAPGQVVAQHYAKRRLVPFTEYLPFENQWSELRQWFPGVLRYIPGDTPQTFRINSQVNAIPLICYEAIFADMIRDFERGQPTLMINMTNDRWFGLTRAPWLHWALAQFRAVEFRMPLIRVSNSGISGYVSPTGETDPKAQTELMTQAARNVLVPVPQIASLYARCGNWFLYLLGLGVVVIFVLRQFWWRGGY
- the mobB gene encoding molybdopterin-guanine dinucleotide biosynthesis protein B yields the protein MIQDLTDPVMNIVGFSGSGKTVFIEKLIPWFKAQGYAPAYLKHSGHIHNFDTQGKDTARQFEAGAVFSSIFSDSQWSFHGRGTIDEIWLQSNAGTDLILLEGYSKSNFPKIVMVHATSGVPDELHWRLIPEDPALVWAYLTDTQQTADVINETTEIQIAFCRDDIEQIGEYLLRRWHWYCLHKTNLNGAVFVGGKSSRMGENKALMDHGKGPHAQFLFHLLSETPGLELVVYSNAQPLFELTGTCVADQFVEKGPMGGLVSLFSYAPNSAWLVLACDLAKLDMELVEFLILNRNPLKLATVLVNPSQQMEPLMAIYEPRIRFAMEQHLLRNRLSLSQCLNGAAVQRVDVPESMLDQLTNINTQQERQQVLPR
- a CDS encoding DUF445 family protein, giving the protein MLETILSIVNHPEFWLYVSMPFTSAIVGWGTNVLAIKMMFYPIEFLGIPPFLGWQGIVPAKAIKMAKINVKMMTENLISVQEMFRNLDPAGMAKELEPLMATMTEKILTEIMEEQSNTLWEALPQRAKDEIYKRVSKDSPEVIAQVLTEFTDNIDELFDLEKMVLDTLVRDKRLMVEMFLKVGEAEFKFIGNSGFYFGFLFGLIQTGVWFVYQAWWELPLGGLLVGYLTNWLALKMIFEPLEPKKIGPWTWQGLFLKRQDAVAIEYSKLVTKEILNADNIIEAVVRGPASDQLFEIISRNVKKAIDSYAGMAKPFVQMAVGTKGYITMKSRACDLIIAEVPRSLSLVTDYATESLAIEKTLVEKMRELTPTQFEGLLRPAFQEDEWILILVGAVLGLLVGLGQLFFMFGGVQ
- a CDS encoding chloride channel protein; protein product: MKNLLRNSKKIFIEHFLNSETDKHARSLSRFTQVSALEAGLMMVFALVLGLVSGALSVALNYSVHLVSSWSESVSQTSWGVLLPAVGAGVAVFLIRHVLRDQSGHGVPDVIKSVTLGSKFLPRRMLASRFLGSLLTVGTGGSAGLEGPIVCVGGSAGVVLGQLLKMNERHKKLLISYGVAGAIAGVFNAPLTGMIFTLEVILREWSYLTILPTIIAAVSATELSRVIMGNKIPFYHEISTFSINSLIACVVLGVVTGVMSAIFMRMLSFWHEIFQKISRHSWIQAIVGGLMVGGLGFFMPEVLAEGYPMIQQFLVMSVSPELSVILLFLVMKMLACCFTLSSGGVGGTFAPSLVLGSGIGYAFGIAMYYLPITDQAGVEAFSLVGMAGMVSGVMHSPLTGIFLVMESTRGYSLVLPLMLTASSSMLVSYALGIGSIYTRELIARGDLVRKGSDAYLLHSMNMHEILDKDCISIDEGLLLGEFIEIFKKAHRNYFPVMQTNSTACIGVVFLDDIRSYLFNQNLYDLVTMGSVMRKLPQIEADLSINEALEKFEESHSWSLPVVDRDGVFLGMLSKSTLFNHYRRELQLQND
- a CDS encoding MoaD/ThiS family protein → MFREIFPENPFIYTVEEGLTAKGLMRKLAHDFPEASGLLPYTRLAHHEDYVHKDSILQPDQEYCLIPPVSGG
- the vanZ gene encoding VanZ family protein yields the protein MSVGIFLLSSWSQPPTPPIDIPFYDKWAHMILYGALSVMYLNTATNGFTRLSFQRIFVAWMGCVLFGLSDEWHQSFVPGRYSDVQDWLADVAGASLIIGIWFVRNRRNFSSCAGTFLATKYTKNTK
- a CDS encoding DUF445 domain-containing protein, whose amino-acid sequence is MSEFWTNFWLYVSMPFISGIVGWGTNVVALKMTFYPLEFIGKPPFLGWQGIIPRKAEKMASLACDLMTSKLISIEEIFTRLDPKRVAAEMEPALLNLIETITNQIMMEQAASMWEMIPQRVKDEIYHRAKDEAPTVIATMMQEIKDNINELFDLKAMVTDSLVRDKQLLNEIFLRVGNKEFKFIEISGFYFGFAFGVIQMILWIFYKGSWQLPVCGLIVGYATNWLALKMIFEPAKPTTFGPYKILGREFGPWIIQGLFLKRQQEVAGDYGALISKEILHAENIFMGILKGPSSDKLFHLIQRHVKRSIDQYAGITKPFIALTIGTKNYINMKDSAVNHIMEHTPESLKHVHVYAEEAWDIENTLRVKMQALTPEEFVNLLRPAFQEDEWILILVGAILGMFVGFFQLFVMFS
- a CDS encoding ankyrin repeat domain-containing protein, giving the protein MLLKIMQLCSFRKIIPGLFALMLLLPQAIQARGSGDELIDKANKTTRLMAAAYSNDQASIKKFIRQGADLNLQDKDGWTALMYAAQEGHVESASLLIKARANTEIKTQNGVNALMIAKSQKHQAVVDLLTPKDVPSTAIVSRIDDPVNPQGTTKLMLAAYKNDLQELKSLIEQGANINALDKDGWTALMFATQEKHEEAVKILVDAKADREIKTKDGYTAMAIAKSIGNDKIIEILSSVPEAEQPEPEAAASSPSAYPEEEESSWVGNVRVVFGTKTLNNEYAISGLKALDSQQELGFQLDFGQKTWPVRVALEYLTASAGVSATFLTMEQRIFLTTNEINLGVHKVFDTFTNMHMYVGGGASMAEGKLEVSGDQVIDMSNASGTGTGYWLDGGAYWIIGSDRAFNLGLQFKLSSATAAIGSDAETAVGGIHFLITTGWLF